One Longimicrobium terrae DNA segment encodes these proteins:
- a CDS encoding DUF4442 domain-containing protein: protein MPESMRTRVTRWGFNLFPAYRGTGGRITHISHDWREIRLRLPLNWRTRNYVGTIFGGSMYGAVDPIYMIMLIRALGPGYVVWDKAASIRFRRPGRTTLHARFVIDDAELDAIRAALTESATTDRVYHVDLVDAEGAVHASVEKTIHVRRQDSLQSSSG, encoded by the coding sequence ATGCCTGAGTCGATGCGCACGCGCGTGACGCGCTGGGGATTCAACCTGTTTCCCGCCTATCGCGGAACGGGCGGGCGCATCACCCACATCTCCCATGACTGGCGCGAGATCCGCCTGCGCCTGCCGCTCAACTGGCGCACCCGCAACTACGTGGGGACGATCTTCGGCGGCAGCATGTACGGCGCGGTGGACCCCATCTACATGATCATGCTGATCCGCGCGCTGGGGCCGGGCTACGTGGTGTGGGACAAGGCCGCGTCCATCCGCTTCCGCCGCCCCGGCCGCACCACGCTGCATGCCCGCTTCGTCATCGACGACGCCGAACTCGACGCCATCCGCGCGGCGCTCACGGAATCCGCCACCACGGACCGCGTCTATCACGTCGATCTGGTGGATGCGGAGGGTGCAGTTCACGCCAGCGTGGAGAAAACCATACACGTTCGCCGACAAGACTCTCTCCAATCCAGCTCTGGCTGA
- a CDS encoding class I SAM-dependent methyltransferase: MARTFDRMISGLQQRYAALPEERRPPLALRTAEGPLRVFGTGEPEATLVIRNGQGMAALASMDHTAIAEAYVRNDLDVEGDLLRVLPVRHAFGDKHPLQYVMRFLRPLTMGQVKADRALVPEHYDRDPAFFLAFMDRRHRCYSHGFFSHDDESLEDAITRKLDFALEAVGARAGSRVLDIGGGWGAMTEHAGRRGIRLTSLTISEPSRAFIQGIIDAQQLPCEVRMEHFFEHNPAEKYDAIVNLGVTEHLPDYPRTLKHYDTLLKPGGKVYLDASAHRIKHSVSTFLEKHIYRGNGSLMCLHEYMEAVAGSPFEAELVVNDRWNYALTTRHWARNLDNNREMVIQRWGEPVYRLFRLYLWGCVDGFERGMLDAYHLVLSRMERTPAPWFATRNEAGS; this comes from the coding sequence ATGGCGCGTACGTTCGACCGCATGATTTCCGGACTGCAGCAACGGTATGCCGCGCTTCCCGAGGAGCGCCGCCCGCCGCTGGCGCTGCGCACGGCGGAGGGCCCGCTGCGCGTGTTCGGCACCGGCGAGCCCGAGGCCACGCTGGTGATCCGCAACGGGCAGGGGATGGCCGCGCTCGCGTCGATGGACCACACGGCGATCGCTGAGGCGTACGTGCGCAACGACTTGGACGTGGAAGGCGACCTGCTCCGCGTCCTTCCCGTCCGCCACGCCTTTGGCGACAAGCACCCGCTGCAGTACGTGATGCGGTTCCTGCGCCCGCTCACGATGGGGCAGGTGAAGGCAGACCGGGCGCTGGTGCCGGAGCACTACGACAGAGATCCCGCCTTCTTTCTGGCCTTCATGGACCGGCGGCACCGCTGCTATTCGCACGGCTTTTTCAGCCATGACGACGAGTCGCTGGAAGACGCCATCACGCGCAAGCTGGACTTTGCGCTGGAGGCCGTGGGCGCGCGTGCGGGGTCCCGGGTGTTGGACATCGGCGGGGGCTGGGGGGCGATGACGGAGCACGCCGGCCGGCGCGGCATCCGCCTGACCTCGCTGACGATATCGGAGCCGTCGCGGGCCTTCATCCAGGGGATCATCGACGCGCAGCAGCTGCCGTGCGAGGTGCGGATGGAGCACTTCTTCGAGCACAATCCCGCGGAAAAGTACGACGCCATCGTCAACCTGGGTGTGACGGAGCACCTGCCCGATTATCCGCGCACCCTCAAGCACTACGACACGCTGCTCAAGCCCGGCGGCAAGGTGTACCTGGATGCCAGCGCGCACCGCATCAAGCACTCCGTATCCACCTTTCTGGAAAAGCACATCTACCGCGGCAACGGCTCGCTGATGTGCCTGCACGAGTACATGGAGGCGGTGGCGGGCTCGCCGTTCGAGGCGGAGCTCGTGGTCAACGACCGCTGGAACTACGCGCTGACCACGCGGCACTGGGCGCGCAACCTGGACAACAACCGCGAGATGGTGATTCAGCGCTGGGGCGAGCCGGTGTACCGCCTGTTCCGCCTGTACCTGTGGGGGTGCGTGGACGGGTTTGAGCGGGGGATGCTGGACGCGTACCACCTGGTGCTGAGCCGGATGGAGCGCACGCCGGCGCCGTGGTTCGCCACGCGCAACGAGGCGGGCTCGTAA
- a CDS encoding glycosyltransferase family 4 protein: MPPLRALFVNSGILGHASVARLIREAAARDESLTAEHLDLSADLTPRERIIRRVMCVGPAPGSAAGALTGARLRHELHAGVLAARRIRAREVAGAGWDVMHFHTQAAAYASLRRMRRTPSVVSIDITQRLASAEVPAGIARMDYAPNAAWDRAVFRASSAVIATSRWAADDVIRAQPALASRVHVMPYPVPLDGFDAGWTAERAARPANAAVRVLFIGGDWVRKGGPELLDAWRAGGFAERAVLDLVTDWPGVSALDAGGVRVHRGVRAYTPEWFQRWRDADVFVMPTRGEAFGMVYQEAAAAGLPAIGTRINAIPELVQHAATGLLVDPEDGRALVQSLDRLIGDAALRQRLGTAARARIQRVGSMETYASRLSAILHEAAKQVPESASADAKG; encoded by the coding sequence ATGCCGCCCCTCCGCGCCCTCTTCGTCAACTCCGGAATCCTTGGCCACGCCTCGGTCGCGCGGCTCATTCGCGAGGCCGCGGCGCGCGACGAGTCCCTCACCGCGGAGCACCTTGACCTGAGCGCGGACCTCACGCCGCGCGAACGGATCATCCGTCGCGTCATGTGCGTGGGACCGGCACCCGGGTCCGCGGCGGGGGCGCTCACCGGCGCGCGCCTGAGGCACGAACTGCACGCGGGCGTACTCGCGGCGCGCCGCATCCGTGCACGCGAGGTGGCGGGAGCGGGGTGGGATGTGATGCACTTCCACACGCAGGCCGCCGCGTACGCCAGCCTGCGACGGATGCGCCGCACGCCGTCGGTGGTGTCCATCGACATCACCCAGCGCCTCGCGAGCGCCGAAGTTCCGGCCGGCATCGCGCGGATGGATTACGCGCCGAACGCCGCATGGGACCGGGCCGTCTTTCGCGCCTCGTCGGCCGTGATCGCCACTTCGCGCTGGGCCGCGGATGACGTAATCCGTGCGCAGCCGGCGCTTGCCAGTCGCGTGCACGTGATGCCGTATCCCGTTCCGCTGGATGGCTTTGACGCGGGATGGACTGCCGAGCGCGCGGCCCGGCCAGCGAACGCAGCGGTGCGCGTGCTGTTCATCGGCGGGGACTGGGTGCGCAAGGGCGGTCCGGAACTGCTCGATGCGTGGCGCGCGGGCGGTTTCGCCGAGCGCGCCGTGCTGGACCTGGTAACGGACTGGCCCGGTGTTTCCGCGCTGGACGCGGGCGGGGTGCGGGTGCATCGCGGCGTGCGTGCCTACACGCCGGAGTGGTTCCAGCGGTGGCGGGACGCGGATGTGTTCGTGATGCCTACGCGCGGCGAGGCGTTCGGAATGGTCTATCAGGAGGCGGCGGCCGCGGGCCTTCCGGCCATCGGCACGCGCATCAACGCGATCCCGGAACTGGTGCAGCACGCCGCAACGGGGCTCCTGGTGGATCCGGAGGACGGCCGCGCGCTCGTGCAGTCGCTGGACCGGTTGATCGGCGACGCGGCGCTCCGGCAGCGGCTGGGGACGGCGGCGCGCGCCCGGATCCAGCGCGTGGGGTCGATGGAGACATACGCATCCCGCCTCTCCGCGATCCTGCACGAAGCCGCGAAGCAGGTCCCGGAAAGCGCGTCCGCTGACGCCAAGGGATAG
- a CDS encoding FkbM family methyltransferase has protein sequence MTEIDTAESSAYRRRSPLEAVGAALARLVPESGPRRWLRSAYHAALGGSRGVSSTLPGGEVVRVLPEYRFVTWNAVEYSAFRAAARPGGVALDVGANAGAYALLMGQWMRPGGRVFAFEPSPAAFDGLSRHVALNGLSDVVTPVRAAASDQGGTAALIGAGHHGTSRLAAAGERGTETVDTVTIDSFCATQRISPTLIKIDVEGFELEVLRGARETIARMDPLELFVEMHPTVWRERGMAPADLMEELRIQGLRAEPLRTVPDAWALEGECLRLVRVS, from the coding sequence ATGACCGAGATCGACACCGCGGAATCCAGCGCATACCGGCGCCGCTCGCCCCTGGAGGCGGTCGGGGCGGCGCTGGCGCGGCTCGTTCCCGAAAGCGGGCCGCGCCGCTGGCTACGCTCCGCCTACCACGCGGCGCTGGGCGGATCGCGGGGCGTGTCGTCCACGCTCCCCGGCGGCGAGGTGGTGCGCGTGCTGCCGGAGTACCGCTTCGTGACGTGGAACGCGGTGGAATACTCCGCCTTTCGCGCCGCCGCGCGCCCTGGTGGCGTGGCGCTGGACGTGGGCGCGAACGCCGGTGCATACGCGCTGCTGATGGGGCAGTGGATGCGTCCCGGCGGGCGCGTGTTCGCGTTCGAGCCGTCGCCCGCGGCGTTCGACGGGCTCAGCCGGCACGTGGCGCTGAACGGCTTGTCCGATGTGGTAACTCCCGTGCGCGCAGCCGCTTCGGACCAGGGCGGAACGGCGGCGCTGATCGGGGCGGGGCACCACGGCACCAGCCGCCTGGCCGCCGCGGGGGAGCGGGGGACGGAGACGGTGGATACGGTGACCATCGATTCTTTCTGCGCTACGCAGCGCATATCGCCGACGCTCATCAAGATCGATGTCGAGGGCTTTGAACTGGAGGTGCTGCGCGGTGCCCGCGAAACGATCGCGCGCATGGACCCGCTCGAACTCTTCGTGGAGATGCACCCCACGGTGTGGCGCGAGCGCGGCATGGCCCCCGCCGACTTGATGGAGGAACTGCGGATCCAGGGTCTGCGCGCCGAGCCCCTTCGCACGGTTCCCGACGCATGGGCGCTGGAAGGCGAGTGCCTGCGCCTGGTCCGCGTCTCGTGA
- a CDS encoding glycosyltransferase, which translates to MRILFANDGIGDAGGVQNYLAAVMPAMAARGHELALLHLDRLRPGEPSPAPAGTPHFCIDELGADAAIAAALAWKPSLAFIHNMRPLEIDARLAEAVPVVKMMHGYFGTCISGQKAHLWPRPVTCNRALGVGCLAHYGPRRCGQLRPGYVAKQWAWAHEQNDLFARYAAMVTPSRHLRDEYIRNGARPDQVHAIPLFPTVEGVPAEPPPEFRVLFLGRMTAIKGGDVLIRAVADAGSRAGIRIPLLMAGDGPQRAAWERLAITRDVDATFTGWVADDARGDLFRQASLVVVPSVWPEPFGLTGLEAGVFGVPSLAFDVGGIGDWLTDGVNGFLADGDPPTADKLADGLVHAVQHPDELRRMRAGARAVAERMSLDRHVSALEGVLSRAVAAGA; encoded by the coding sequence GTGCGGATTCTCTTTGCAAACGATGGCATCGGCGACGCGGGCGGCGTGCAGAACTACTTGGCCGCCGTCATGCCCGCGATGGCGGCGCGAGGGCATGAACTCGCGCTCCTGCACCTGGACCGCCTTCGCCCGGGCGAGCCCTCTCCCGCGCCCGCGGGAACGCCGCATTTCTGCATCGATGAACTAGGCGCGGACGCCGCGATCGCCGCGGCGCTGGCGTGGAAGCCATCGCTGGCATTCATCCACAACATGCGGCCGCTGGAGATCGACGCGCGGCTCGCCGAGGCGGTGCCCGTCGTCAAGATGATGCACGGGTACTTTGGCACGTGCATAAGCGGACAGAAGGCGCACCTCTGGCCCCGCCCGGTAACGTGCAACCGCGCACTCGGCGTGGGCTGCCTGGCGCACTACGGGCCGCGGCGCTGCGGCCAGCTTCGGCCCGGCTATGTCGCGAAACAGTGGGCCTGGGCGCACGAGCAGAACGATCTGTTCGCCCGGTACGCCGCGATGGTCACCCCGAGCCGCCACCTGCGGGACGAATACATCCGCAACGGCGCGCGCCCCGACCAGGTGCACGCCATCCCGCTTTTCCCGACCGTGGAAGGCGTTCCCGCGGAACCGCCTCCGGAGTTCCGCGTTCTGTTCCTGGGGCGGATGACGGCGATCAAGGGCGGCGACGTGCTGATCCGCGCCGTGGCGGATGCGGGGAGCCGCGCCGGCATCCGCATCCCCCTGCTGATGGCGGGCGACGGGCCGCAGCGGGCCGCGTGGGAACGGCTTGCGATCACCCGAGACGTGGATGCGACGTTCACGGGCTGGGTGGCGGATGACGCGCGCGGTGACCTGTTCCGGCAGGCGTCCCTTGTTGTCGTGCCGAGCGTGTGGCCGGAACCGTTCGGATTGACGGGACTGGAGGCCGGCGTATTCGGGGTACCGTCGCTGGCATTCGACGTCGGCGGGATCGGCGACTGGCTCACCGATGGCGTAAACGGGTTTCTGGCCGATGGCGATCCGCCCACCGCGGACAAGCTGGCGGACGGACTCGTTCACGCCGTGCAGCATCCGGACGAGCTGCGGCGGATGCGCGCCGGTGCGCGCGCTGTCGCCGAACGGATGTCGCTGGACCGGCACGTCTCGGCGCTCGAGGGCGTGCTTTCCCGCGCGGTGGCGGCGGGCGCGTGA
- a CDS encoding glycosyltransferase has protein sequence MSRWHLITGEYPPGGGGIGDYTRLLAAALAERGEAVDVWTSGRAPDGGPAPALADNGGAGNRKAPRVHRIPAFNRAGLRLLSAGLDAAPAPRRLLIQYAPQAMGMRGLNVAFCAWALARRRAGDDVRAMFHEPYFPFGWQRPQRNLLAAINRTMASLLLLASTRAYVSTEAWIPLLRPLGPRHLRITTLPIPSTIPFVPQPDAVRRTRERLLAGREGPLLVHFGTYGELIAPMLIAALREVARRRPSARVLLLGRGAPAFAQRLRALDASTDVVTAGDRLSAEQISIHLQAADAALQPYPDGADTRRTTLMACVANGVPTATADGRFTDQTWREGPIALVDAARPEDMAGAALDRLLAQPRDDMGERTKAFYEANFSMRLTVDRLLADGEAAP, from the coding sequence GTGAGCCGCTGGCACCTGATCACGGGCGAGTATCCGCCCGGCGGTGGCGGCATCGGTGACTACACGCGCCTTCTCGCCGCCGCGCTGGCTGAGCGTGGCGAAGCGGTGGATGTGTGGACCTCCGGGCGCGCGCCGGACGGCGGCCCTGCGCCCGCGCTGGCGGATAACGGTGGGGCGGGCAACCGGAAGGCGCCACGCGTGCACCGGATTCCCGCGTTCAACCGTGCCGGGCTGCGGCTGCTCTCCGCCGGGCTGGATGCGGCGCCCGCTCCAAGACGCCTGCTCATCCAGTACGCGCCACAGGCGATGGGAATGCGCGGTCTGAACGTGGCGTTCTGCGCGTGGGCCCTCGCCCGCCGCCGTGCCGGGGACGACGTTCGCGCAATGTTCCACGAGCCGTACTTTCCCTTCGGATGGCAGCGGCCGCAACGGAACCTGCTTGCCGCCATCAACCGTACGATGGCGAGCCTGCTGCTTCTCGCCAGCACACGCGCGTACGTCTCCACGGAGGCGTGGATTCCACTGCTGCGCCCGCTCGGGCCGCGGCACCTGCGCATCACCACGCTCCCGATTCCCTCCACAATCCCGTTCGTTCCTCAGCCGGACGCCGTGCGTCGCACGCGCGAGCGCCTGCTGGCGGGAAGGGAGGGACCGCTGCTCGTCCATTTCGGCACGTACGGCGAGCTGATCGCGCCGATGCTCATCGCCGCGCTGCGCGAAGTCGCGCGGCGGCGTCCATCCGCCCGCGTCCTGCTGCTGGGGCGCGGCGCGCCTGCGTTCGCCCAGCGTCTGCGTGCTCTGGACGCCTCCACGGACGTGGTGACCGCCGGTGACAGGCTGAGCGCGGAGCAGATCTCCATCCACCTGCAGGCCGCCGACGCCGCGCTGCAGCCCTATCCCGACGGTGCGGACACGCGCCGGACGACGCTCATGGCCTGTGTCGCCAACGGTGTGCCCACGGCGACGGCGGACGGGCGCTTTACGGATCAGACGTGGCGGGAAGGGCCAATCGCTCTGGTGGACGCCGCGCGCCCGGAGGACATGGCGGGCGCCGCGCTGGACCGGCTTCTGGCGCAACCCAGAGACGACATGGGCGAGCGGACGAAGGCGTTTTACGAGGCGAACTTCTCCATGCGGCTCACGGTGGACCGGCTGCTGGCAGACGGAGAGGCGGCGCCGTGA
- a CDS encoding glycosyltransferase: MRILLVGDYPADPRLGSAKVYYKLREEFAALGHACDLLMAPEIGARPENWRVRQTVSAWLTDAAIRRAFQERGPYDVVDVASGEGWRFALRRKLSGGSVPAIVSRSHGLEHLNYARTVADAADGLIAKPWTRRLYYPTVRLPQVAAAARLADALIVLNPGDRDFAVQQGWKPPAGVHVVPHGVSTRFLADVPEWDAPRGAGVLFCGSWDMVKGSPYLARAWGLLADAGHAPPLTVLGPGLAEEAVVGSFPPQARPFVRVIPRAGEDEVMRQYRRHDLLVMPSTYEGFGMVTVEAMSQRLPVVATPVGCAPMLIRDGENGVIVPPRSPDAVASAVRRLMADSALRRRLGDHAAETVAPLTWRTTAERTLDVYRTAMQRPSQTVHVIDDAVNAGP, encoded by the coding sequence GTGAGAATCCTTCTGGTCGGGGACTATCCGGCGGACCCGCGGCTGGGGTCGGCCAAGGTCTACTACAAGCTGCGCGAAGAGTTTGCCGCGCTCGGGCACGCGTGCGACCTGCTGATGGCGCCGGAGATCGGCGCGCGGCCGGAGAACTGGCGCGTGCGGCAGACCGTTTCGGCGTGGCTTACGGATGCGGCCATCCGCCGGGCGTTCCAGGAACGCGGCCCGTACGACGTGGTGGATGTCGCGAGCGGGGAAGGGTGGCGGTTCGCGTTGCGCAGAAAGCTGTCCGGCGGATCGGTTCCCGCCATCGTCAGCCGCTCGCACGGGCTGGAGCACCTGAACTACGCCCGCACGGTTGCCGACGCGGCGGATGGATTGATCGCGAAGCCGTGGACGCGCCGCCTTTACTATCCAACAGTCCGCCTGCCACAGGTGGCCGCCGCCGCGCGGCTCGCGGACGCGCTGATCGTTCTCAACCCCGGCGACCGCGACTTCGCGGTCCAGCAGGGATGGAAGCCGCCAGCCGGCGTGCACGTGGTTCCGCACGGCGTATCCACCCGTTTCCTCGCCGACGTGCCGGAATGGGACGCGCCGCGCGGAGCCGGGGTGCTGTTCTGCGGATCGTGGGATATGGTGAAGGGCTCGCCGTACCTCGCCCGCGCGTGGGGACTGCTGGCGGATGCGGGTCATGCGCCGCCGCTGACGGTGCTCGGCCCCGGGCTGGCGGAGGAGGCCGTCGTCGGCTCTTTCCCGCCACAGGCGCGCCCGTTCGTCCGCGTGATCCCGCGCGCGGGGGAGGACGAGGTGATGCGGCAGTATCGCCGGCACGACCTGCTGGTGATGCCGTCCACGTACGAGGGGTTCGGGATGGTGACGGTGGAGGCCATGAGCCAGCGCCTCCCCGTGGTCGCCACGCCGGTCGGGTGCGCGCCGATGCTCATCCGCGATGGCGAGAACGGTGTCATTGTGCCGCCGCGCTCGCCGGACGCGGTCGCCTCCGCCGTCCGCCGCCTGATGGCCGACTCCGCCCTGCGCCGCCGGCTGGGCGACCACGCGGCCGAGACTGTCGCGCCCCTCACCTGGCGCACCACCGCCGAGCGGACGCTGGATGTGTACCGGACCGCGATGCAGCGGCCATCGCAGACGGTTCACGTCATCGACGATGCAGTGAACGCCGGACCGTGA
- a CDS encoding patatin-like phospholipase family protein: MTDLAPSRTHGPLGPLAISLSGGGYRAAAFHLGMLRLLHRAGLLDDVVGLSTVSGGTLVGMSWTVSLLDGESFPDFHTRFADWMQRTNVIADALDSLTERRSESRDAWPSLIRGAAGVYDRPDLLNGRRFGELLAARGLPLRQIIFNSTEFHTGVDFRFRVAESPLARIGNGNYRVPRTVAEHLRLADIAAASSCFPGGFEPIVFPQHFSWPKEFPLADALRELGPSYASGLPLMDGGIYDNQGIDALVLALARSDAETLLISDVSAQQTDIYNVPPPSHSRGYLTLQWVARLGWVLFLLALVSAVLLGLDALRAIGDGSWRWTDNFVYLFPGFLAAGVVAGLVWLRQRLQTGAALVQRDVSVNVWDAVRGLTVPEVQELVALRVSSLLSLTSSIFMKRVRGLVYKGVYRDDKYKGRRMASLIYSLTLDWPRLYGQHPWLRPSADLVALARSVSAMGTTLWFDRDVRFEPLDRAGQATTCFILLKHIIEDRPEYDTPGTPLNALFERLRAMWIEYNGPAQP, translated from the coding sequence ATGACCGACCTCGCCCCTTCACGCACCCACGGCCCGCTGGGCCCGCTCGCCATCTCGCTTTCCGGTGGCGGATACCGTGCCGCCGCGTTCCACCTGGGCATGCTTCGGCTGCTGCACCGGGCGGGGCTGCTGGATGACGTCGTGGGGCTCTCCACCGTGTCCGGCGGTACGCTGGTGGGAATGAGCTGGACCGTTAGCCTGCTGGACGGAGAATCCTTTCCGGACTTTCATACGCGATTTGCGGATTGGATGCAGCGCACCAACGTGATCGCGGATGCGCTCGACAGCCTGACGGAACGGCGGTCCGAGTCGCGCGATGCATGGCCCAGCCTGATCCGCGGCGCCGCCGGCGTGTACGACCGCCCCGATCTGCTCAACGGCCGCCGCTTCGGCGAGCTGCTGGCCGCGCGGGGACTGCCGCTCCGGCAGATCATCTTCAACTCCACGGAGTTCCACACCGGCGTCGACTTCCGCTTCCGCGTGGCGGAAAGCCCGCTGGCGCGCATCGGCAACGGCAACTACCGCGTGCCGCGCACGGTGGCGGAGCACCTGCGGCTGGCCGACATCGCCGCCGCGTCGTCGTGCTTTCCCGGCGGATTCGAGCCGATCGTCTTTCCGCAGCACTTCTCGTGGCCGAAAGAGTTTCCGCTGGCCGATGCGCTCCGGGAGCTGGGCCCGTCGTACGCGTCCGGGCTTCCGCTCATGGATGGCGGGATCTACGACAACCAGGGCATCGACGCTCTGGTGCTGGCCCTGGCGCGGTCCGACGCCGAAACGCTGCTCATTTCCGACGTGAGCGCACAGCAGACGGACATCTACAACGTCCCCCCGCCTTCCCACAGCCGCGGGTACCTGACGCTGCAGTGGGTGGCGCGTCTGGGATGGGTGCTGTTTCTGCTCGCGCTGGTTTCCGCGGTCCTGCTCGGGCTGGACGCGCTGCGTGCGATCGGTGACGGAAGCTGGAGGTGGACGGACAACTTCGTCTACCTCTTCCCCGGCTTTCTGGCGGCCGGCGTGGTGGCGGGACTGGTGTGGCTGCGCCAACGGTTGCAGACAGGCGCGGCACTCGTGCAGCGGGACGTGAGTGTCAACGTGTGGGACGCGGTGCGCGGGCTCACGGTGCCGGAAGTGCAGGAGCTGGTGGCGCTCCGCGTGAGTTCGCTGCTGAGCCTGACCTCGTCCATCTTCATGAAGCGCGTGCGCGGGCTGGTGTACAAGGGCGTGTACCGGGACGACAAGTACAAGGGCCGGCGCATGGCCAGCCTGATCTACAGCCTTACGCTGGACTGGCCGCGTCTGTACGGCCAGCACCCGTGGCTGCGGCCGTCCGCGGACCTGGTCGCGCTCGCGCGGTCGGTGTCGGCAATGGGCACCACGCTGTGGTTCGACAGGGATGTGCGGTTCGAGCCGCTGGACCGCGCCGGTCAGGCGACCACGTGCTTCATCCTGCTCAAGCACATCATCGAGGATCGTCCGGAATACGACACACCCGGCACACCGCTGAACGCGCTCTTCGAGCGGCTGCGCGCCATGTGGATCGAGTACAACGGCCCCGCGCAGCCCTGA
- a CDS encoding methyltransferase domain-containing protein has protein sequence MNRVQKTSGSRRGQLALFARNFLKHPRMLGSVIPSSRFTIEGLLKHVDWNRARVVVEYGPGVGTFTHHVLKRMRPDATLIVIEMNDDFVTYLRENIPDPRLHVVHGSAADVDAELRKLGHDRMDYAISGIPFSTMPPEVRAEILKKTNAVLNPGGAFLVYQFAPSIGGHLEKFFGKVDRSFEPLNILPAHLFVAHPRAA, from the coding sequence ATGAATCGAGTGCAGAAAACGTCGGGCTCGCGCCGCGGCCAACTCGCGCTGTTCGCGCGCAACTTTCTGAAGCATCCGCGCATGCTGGGCAGCGTCATCCCCAGCTCGCGCTTTACGATTGAAGGACTGCTCAAGCACGTGGACTGGAACCGCGCCCGCGTGGTGGTGGAGTACGGCCCCGGCGTGGGGACGTTCACCCATCACGTGCTCAAGCGGATGCGGCCCGACGCCACGCTGATCGTCATCGAGATGAACGACGACTTCGTGACGTACCTGCGCGAGAACATTCCCGATCCCCGGCTGCACGTGGTGCACGGCTCCGCGGCGGACGTGGATGCGGAGCTGCGCAAGCTGGGGCACGACCGTATGGATTACGCCATCTCCGGCATTCCGTTCAGCACCATGCCGCCGGAAGTGCGCGCAGAAATCCTCAAGAAGACGAACGCCGTGCTCAACCCCGGCGGCGCCTTCCTGGTCTACCAGTTCGCGCCGTCCATCGGCGGGCATCTGGAGAAGTTCTTCGGCAAGGTGGACCGCAGCTTCGAGCCGCTGAACATTCTGCCCGCGCACCTGTTCGTGGCGCACCCGCGCGCCGCCTGA
- a CDS encoding Maf family protein, producing the protein MTESPTPPPLVLASQSPRRAELIGRLGLQFETLPADIDESYFSGETPSQHAERLSREKAQKIAGERPDALVVGSDTIVVVDGDVLGKPRDVEHAVQMLMRLSGREHEVHTGVAVALGKRVESSLERVKVRFRALDEAACREYVATGEPMDKAGAYGIQGFGSALVEGIEGDYFAVMGLPVVRMLDMIARFGWRYGFGTLVRAEP; encoded by the coding sequence ATGACCGAATCGCCGACTCCGCCCCCGCTGGTGCTCGCCTCGCAGTCCCCCCGCCGCGCCGAGCTCATCGGCCGCCTGGGGCTGCAGTTCGAGACGCTGCCGGCCGACATCGACGAAAGCTATTTCTCCGGCGAAACGCCGTCGCAGCACGCGGAACGCCTGTCGCGCGAAAAGGCGCAGAAGATCGCGGGCGAGCGCCCGGATGCGCTCGTGGTCGGCTCCGACACCATCGTCGTCGTGGACGGCGACGTGCTCGGCAAGCCGCGCGACGTGGAGCACGCGGTGCAGATGCTGATGCGCCTTTCCGGCCGCGAACACGAGGTGCACACGGGCGTGGCCGTGGCGCTGGGCAAGCGCGTGGAAAGCAGCCTGGAACGGGTGAAGGTGCGCTTTCGCGCGCTGGACGAGGCGGCGTGCCGCGAGTACGTGGCCACGGGTGAGCCCATGGACAAGGCCGGCGCGTACGGCATCCAGGGCTTCGGCTCGGCGCTGGTGGAGGGGATCGAGGGCGACTACTTCGCGGTGATGGGCCTGCCCGTGGTGCGCATGCTGGACATGATCGCCCGCTTCGGCTGGCGCTACGGCTTCGGCACGCTGGTGCGCGCGGAGCCGTAG
- the dtd gene encoding D-aminoacyl-tRNA deacylase yields the protein MRIVLQRVRRARVTVQDRVTGQIGAGLLLLAGFKEGDSEETLAWMAEKVTSLRIFTDEEGKMNRSLDDTGGALLVVSQFTLYGDARKGRRPSFVEAARPEIAIPLYEWFVELLRTGGRTVETGEFGAMMEVELVNDGPVTLVLER from the coding sequence ATGCGCATCGTTCTTCAGCGCGTTCGCCGCGCCCGCGTCACCGTGCAGGACCGCGTCACCGGCCAGATCGGCGCCGGGCTGCTGCTGCTCGCCGGCTTCAAGGAGGGCGACAGCGAAGAGACGCTGGCGTGGATGGCGGAAAAGGTCACCTCCCTGCGCATCTTTACGGATGAGGAGGGAAAGATGAACCGCTCCCTGGACGACACCGGTGGTGCGCTCCTCGTGGTTTCGCAGTTCACGCTGTACGGCGACGCGCGCAAGGGACGCCGGCCCAGCTTCGTGGAGGCCGCGCGCCCGGAGATCGCCATTCCCCTGTACGAGTGGTTCGTGGAACTGCTGCGGACCGGAGGACGGACGGTGGAAACCGGGGAGTTCGGGGCGATGATGGAGGTGGAACTGGTGAACGACGGCCCCGTCACCCTCGTGCTGGAGCGCTGA